One part of the Humulus lupulus chromosome 9, drHumLupu1.1, whole genome shotgun sequence genome encodes these proteins:
- the LOC133799485 gene encoding uncharacterized protein LOC133799485 has product MNKQEEFELAPIDPEIERTFRQRRKAQKAKGHCNMAENVGEVGGAHNMANPIALANDRARAIREYAAPMFNELNPGIVRPEIQAPQFELKPVMFQMLQIVGQFSGLPTEDPHLHLRSFLEVSDSFKLQGVSEEALRLKLFPFSLRDRARSWLNTLPPDSVTNWNDLAEKFLRKYFPPTRNAKFRSEIMSFQQLEDESTSEAWERFKELLRKCPHHGIPHCIQMETFYNGLNAASRMVLDASANGAILSKSYNEAFEILERIAINNYQWSTTRAPTSRKVAEVLEVDALIALTAQMASMTNILKNMSLGGSIQPATAIQSAEISCVYCGDGHTFENCPSNPASICYVGNQNFNRNNNPYSNSYNPTWRHHPNLSWGGQGASSSGALAQGK; this is encoded by the coding sequence ATGAACAAACAAGAAGAATTTGAGcttgctcctattgaccccgaAATTGAACGCACTTTTAGACAAAGGAGAAAGGCACAAAAGGCTAAAGGCCACTGCAACATGGCTGAAAATGTTGGAGAAGTAGGGGGTGCGCATAACATGGCTAATCCTATTGCCTTGGCGAATGATAGAGCCAGAGCAATAAGGGAATACGCTGCCCCTATGTTCAACGAGCTCAATCCGGGCATTGTGAGGCCCGAAATTCAAGCACCTCAGTTTGAGCTCAAACCTGTCATGTTCCAAATGCTCCAAATAGTTGGTCAATTTAGTGGGTTGCCAACGGAAGATCCTCATCTCCATCTTCgctcatttttggaggtgagtgattctttcaagctacaaggagtaAGTGAAGAGGCACTAAGATTGAAGTTGTTCCCGTTCTCTTTAAGGGatcgagctagatcatggctcaacacccttcctcccgaTTCGGTGACAAATTGGAACgacttggctgaaaaattcttaaggaagtaCTTCCCTCCCACTAGAAATGCAAAGTTTCGAAGTGAGATTATGTCTTTTCAGCAATTGGAAGATGAGTCCACTAGTGAAGCTTGGGAAAGATTCAAGGAGTTGTTGAGAAAGTGTCCGCACCATGGTATCCCTCATTGCATACAAATGGAGACATTTTACAATGGTCTCAATGCAGCCTCTCGGATGGTATTGGATGCTTCAGCCAATGGAGCCATTCTTTCTAAGTCTTACAATGAAGCATTCgagattttggaaaggattgCAATCAATAACTATCAATGGTCAACCACTAGAGCCCCTACAAGTCGAAAGGTGGCGGAAGTTCTTGAAGTTGATGCGTTAATCGCTCTAACCGCTCAAATGGCCTCAATGACCAACATTCTAAAGAACATGAGTTTGGGAGGGAGCATACAGCCAGCCACTGCCATTCAAAGTGCAGAAATCTcatgtgtttattgtggagacgGACATACTTTTGAGAATTGCCCTTCGAATCCAGCCTCGATTTGCTATGTGGGTAATCAAAATTTCAACCGCAACAACAACCCATATTCAAACTCTTACAATCCAACATGGAGACATCATCCAAACCTGtcatgggggggtcaaggagcaagttcaagtGGAGCACTAGCACAAGGAAAATAG